One region of Mucilaginibacter gotjawali genomic DNA includes:
- a CDS encoding CBU_0592 family membrane protein, translating into MKTSDVLASIGVVILLVAFLLNLYKKLPAQSSTYKLMNLIGAGICCFSSYMISFYPFVVLEGVWAFVALLSLFNVPRGTSPINK; encoded by the coding sequence ATGAAAACATCTGATGTACTGGCATCCATAGGTGTAGTAATATTACTGGTAGCTTTTTTATTAAATCTTTATAAAAAACTACCCGCACAAAGCAGCACCTATAAACTAATGAACCTTATTGGTGCCGGGATTTGTTGTTTTTCGTCATATATGATCAGCTTTTATCCTTTTGTAGTATTGGAAGGCGTTTGGGCATTTGTAGCGTTATTATCATTATTTAATGTTCCACGTGGAACATCGCCGATAAATAAATAA
- a CDS encoding MlaE family ABC transporter permease: MAEEIAIPGWKKWLEGIGDQVDFFLKFFRNIFTGGFEWSEFVRQCYEIGYRSMMLVGITSFIMGVVLIVQLRPTLVAFGAASMLPKTLSVSFIREIGPVIIAIICAGKIASSIGAELGSMKVTEQLDAMEVSGANPQQYLVVTRILATTIMVPILSVIGDVIGLFGGFLALNLRDNMSFSLYFTKVVASIDFSDFLPAFIKTIFFGFAIGFVGCYKGFHSNKGTESVGIAANSAVVTASLWIFVIDAIAVQLTSLLFYK; the protein is encoded by the coding sequence ATGGCAGAAGAAATAGCAATTCCCGGCTGGAAGAAGTGGCTCGAAGGTATCGGCGACCAGGTGGACTTTTTTTTAAAATTTTTCAGGAACATTTTCACCGGAGGCTTTGAATGGTCGGAATTTGTTCGGCAATGTTACGAAATCGGCTACCGGTCCATGATGCTGGTGGGTATTACCTCATTTATTATGGGCGTGGTATTAATTGTGCAGCTCCGGCCCACGCTTGTTGCCTTTGGTGCAGCCAGTATGTTACCCAAAACGCTGTCTGTTTCATTTATACGGGAGATTGGCCCGGTGATCATCGCAATAATATGCGCCGGTAAAATAGCATCAAGCATTGGTGCAGAACTGGGTAGCATGAAAGTTACGGAGCAACTGGATGCTATGGAAGTATCAGGGGCAAACCCGCAGCAATACCTGGTGGTTACCCGTATCCTGGCAACAACCATTATGGTGCCTATTTTATCAGTAATTGGCGATGTAATTGGACTTTTTGGGGGTTTCCTCGCGTTAAATCTCCGGGATAATATGAGTTTTAGCCTCTATTTTACCAAAGTAGTGGCATCAATTGATTTCTCTGATTTCCTGCCCGCCTTTATTAAAACCATATTTTTCGGCTTTGCCATAGGTTTTGTGGGTTGTTACAAAGGTTTCCATTCAAATAAAGGTACCGAAAGCGTTGGCATTGCAGCAAATTCAGCTGTTGTGACCGCCTCCTTATGGATCTTCGTTATCGACGCCATCGCGGTGCAGCTTACCA
- a CDS encoding NAD(P)H-binding protein has translation MAKAIIAGASGLIGGLLLEILLQSSEYKEVVILVRKELPITHQKLKQLVIDFDKLEDYAAEINGQAVFCCLGTTRKKTPDLSAYRKIDHDYPLLMARIALRNGIQQYHLVSALGADVGSSTFYMKLKGEVEDDITKVGLKCLHIYRPSFLTGHRTEKNRVEEKIVTILFKLIDPLLLGGLKKYRSIPAKTVAMAMYKQSLIKQEGVFIHLSDQIK, from the coding sequence GTGGCCAAAGCGATCATAGCGGGCGCAAGCGGATTAATCGGAGGATTATTGCTCGAGATTTTATTACAAAGTTCTGAATATAAGGAGGTTGTGATTTTAGTTCGAAAGGAATTGCCCATAACACATCAAAAACTTAAACAACTTGTTATTGATTTTGACAAGCTGGAAGACTATGCTGCAGAAATAAACGGGCAGGCTGTTTTTTGTTGCCTGGGTACCACTCGTAAAAAAACGCCGGATCTTTCGGCTTACCGGAAGATTGATCACGATTACCCGTTGCTGATGGCCAGGATCGCCTTGCGGAACGGCATTCAGCAATATCACCTTGTTTCGGCGCTGGGCGCAGATGTAGGTTCTTCGACTTTTTATATGAAGCTAAAGGGCGAAGTGGAGGACGATATCACAAAGGTGGGACTAAAATGCCTGCACATTTACCGGCCATCGTTTTTAACCGGCCACAGGACGGAGAAAAACAGGGTTGAAGAAAAGATCGTTACCATATTATTTAAGCTGATAGATCCTTTATTGCTGGGCGGACTAAAAAAATACCGGAGTATCCCGGCAAAAACCGTAGCTATGGCTATGTATAAACAATCATTGATAAAACAGGAGGGTGTTTTTATACACCTGTCCGACCAAATAAAATAA
- a CDS encoding ABC-F family ATP-binding cassette domain-containing protein, protein MSTYISAENLGHSFHDHWLFRNVSIGINRGRRVALVGINGAGKSTLLKLLAGSLKPTEGKVAQMRDLNLGYLEQDPGFKDAITISDYIFHADDIQQQLIRKYEELLENHPDNSRAIEEVMEEMGNIDAWEYEYKIKTILGRLDIHHLNQKITTLSGGQKKRLALAKLLIEDPDIYILDEPTNHLDIDTIEWLEKLLTDGSKTILMVTHDRYFLDNVCNEILEIDKGKIIPYVGNYGYYLEKKAERESADEAAFQKNSNLLRKELEWMRRQPQARGTKSKARIDAFYELEDKTKNGGAKQKVELTVKTARQGNKIMEMNHLYKAFNGHTYINNFSYIFKKGDRIGLAGKNGSGKSTLLNLITGGLLPDKGIIDKGETTVIGYFHQSGIVFKEDERVIDIVKNVAEFITMADGKLISASALLTLFLFPPAKQYGFISKLSGGEKKRLQLMSILMKNPNFLILDEPTNDLDIDTLNVLEEFLTNYTGVLMIVSHDRYLLDKLTDQLFIMEPNGHVKIYNGNYSSYRLELEENKQQSKKNSVIEAPAAPQPKKSKLSFKETKELETIESEITAIEKQLHEKNEELNVAGIDTNKLNDILKQIAALNSKLDEKSMRWIELTELKEA, encoded by the coding sequence GTGAGTACATATATCTCTGCCGAAAATTTAGGCCACTCTTTTCATGACCATTGGCTTTTCAGGAATGTATCCATCGGGATCAACCGCGGGCGCCGCGTTGCGCTGGTTGGCATTAATGGCGCCGGAAAATCAACCTTACTAAAACTGCTTGCGGGCAGCTTAAAACCTACCGAAGGAAAAGTGGCGCAAATGCGCGACCTTAACCTTGGCTACCTTGAGCAAGACCCCGGCTTTAAAGACGCCATTACCATCAGCGATTATATTTTCCATGCGGATGATATCCAGCAACAGTTAATCCGCAAATACGAGGAATTACTGGAAAATCACCCTGACAATTCAAGGGCAATTGAAGAGGTAATGGAAGAGATGGGCAATATTGATGCCTGGGAATATGAGTACAAAATAAAAACAATATTAGGCCGGCTGGATATTCATCACCTCAACCAAAAAATCACAACGCTGTCCGGTGGCCAAAAAAAGCGCCTGGCATTGGCCAAGCTGCTGATTGAGGATCCTGATATTTATATTTTGGATGAACCTACCAACCATTTGGATATTGATACCATTGAGTGGCTGGAAAAATTATTGACCGACGGCTCAAAAACCATATTGATGGTTACGCACGACAGGTATTTCCTGGATAATGTATGTAATGAAATATTAGAAATAGATAAAGGCAAGATCATCCCTTATGTAGGGAACTACGGCTATTATTTAGAGAAAAAGGCCGAACGCGAAAGCGCTGACGAAGCCGCATTTCAGAAAAACTCAAATTTATTGCGAAAAGAACTGGAATGGATGCGCCGCCAGCCCCAGGCGCGGGGAACCAAATCCAAAGCACGGATCGATGCTTTTTATGAACTGGAAGATAAAACCAAAAACGGCGGCGCCAAGCAAAAGGTGGAGTTAACCGTTAAAACGGCACGCCAGGGGAATAAAATTATGGAGATGAATCATCTTTATAAAGCATTCAACGGACATACTTATATCAATAACTTCAGTTACATATTTAAAAAAGGCGACAGGATAGGCCTTGCCGGAAAGAACGGCAGCGGTAAATCAACCTTATTAAACCTTATCACAGGTGGTTTACTTCCTGATAAAGGTATTATTGACAAGGGTGAAACTACGGTCATTGGTTATTTTCATCAATCGGGCATTGTTTTTAAAGAGGATGAGCGGGTTATTGATATTGTAAAAAATGTAGCGGAATTTATTACTATGGCTGATGGAAAGCTGATTTCCGCCTCTGCCCTGCTCACCCTATTCCTTTTCCCGCCGGCAAAACAATATGGATTTATTTCCAAGCTAAGCGGTGGCGAAAAGAAAAGGCTGCAATTAATGAGCATCCTGATGAAGAACCCTAATTTTTTAATCCTGGATGAGCCAACAAACGACCTGGATATTGACACGCTGAATGTACTGGAAGAGTTTTTAACCAATTATACCGGTGTATTAATGATTGTTTCGCACGACAGGTATTTACTGGACAAGCTAACCGACCAGCTTTTCATTATGGAACCCAACGGCCATGTGAAGATCTACAATGGCAATTATTCATCGTACAGGCTGGAACTGGAAGAAAACAAACAGCAAAGTAAAAAAAATAGTGTTATTGAAGCACCCGCAGCCCCTCAACCAAAAAAAAGTAAATTGAGTTTTAAAGAAACCAAAGAGCTTGAAACAATTGAAAGCGAAATAACTGCTATTGAAAAACAACTGCATGAAAAGAATGAAGAACTAAATGTGGCAGGCATTGATACGAATAAGCTTAATGATATATTAAAGCAAATTGCTGCGTTAAATAGTAAACTGGATGAAAAAAGCATGCGCTGGATTGAATTAACCGAATTAAAAGAAGCCTGA